TCCCACCCTCGAGGACGCCTTCGTCCTCGCGGCCGAACGCGACGAGCTGGTCGCGTGAAGACGGCGCCGGCTCTCCGCCCCGCTCTCCCCCCGGACGTCTTCCTCCGGGCCGAAGGGCTCGTGAGGAAGTTCGGGTCGTTCGTCGCCGTCGACGGCGTCAGCTTCGACATCCCCCGCGGGAAGGTCTTCGGCTTCCTCGGCCCGAACGGTTCGGGCAAGTCGACCACCATCCGGATGCTCACCGGCCTCCTCGCTCCCACCGATGGGACCGCGACGGCGTTCGGCGGCCTCGACGTACGCCGGGACACCGAGAAGTGGAAGAGCCGCCTCGGCTACATGAGCCAGAAGTTCTCCCTTTACCTCGACCTCTCCGTGCGGGAGAACCTGGAGTTCTTCGGGACGGTCTACGGCCTCGGGAACTCGCAGCTGGGGGACCGGGTCGACAGCCTCGCGGCGCGCCTGCGCTTCACGAAGGTCCTCCCCGAGATCACCGACTCGCTCTCGACGGGAATGCGCCAGCGCGTCGCTCTCGCCGCGGCCCTCCTCCACGAGCCGGAGCTCCTCTTCCTGGACGAGCCGACGGGCGGCGTCGACCCGAAGGGCCGGCGCCTCTTCTGGGACCTGATCTACGAGCTCGCCGCCGAGCGCGGCATGACCGTCCTCGTGACGACCCACTACATGGACGAGGCCGAGCAGTGCGACACGCTCGCCTTCATCCTCGAAGGGAACCTGATCGCCTCGGGTGCGCCCCACGACCTCAAGGCGTCGCTGGACGACCGCCTCCTCGAGGTCCCGGCCGGCGCCGACCCGTTCGGCGCCCTCGCGCGGCTCCGGCGCGAGGACGCTCTCGAGGACGCCTACCTCATGGGGGTGCGCCTGCGCGCCGTCGGCCGGCCCGGGCGGACGGCCGAGGCCCGGACGCTCCTCGCTCCGTTCGGCACCCCGCGCGAAGCCGAGCCCTCGCTCGAGGACGTCTTCGTGTCGCTCGCCCGGAGCCGCGCCGAGAAGAAAGAGAAGGTGGCCGCGTGAAGAGGCTCCTCGCCCTGGCCCGCAAAGAGTTCCTCCAGCTGCGCCGGGACACGATCTCCGTCCGGATGATGGTGATGGTCCCGATCATGCAGACGATGATCTTCGGCTACGCCATCAACTACGACGTCAAGCACCTGAAGACGGTCGTCTACGACGAGTGCCTCTCCTTCGACAGCCGCGAGCTCGTGGCGAAGATGACCGCGAGCGAGTACTTCGAGGTCGTCGGCAACGTCCGCTCGCTCGCCGAGGTCCGGCAAACGCTCGACGCGGGCCACGCCTCGGTCGCCCTCGTCATCGACCGCGACTACGGCGAGGCCCGTCACCGCGGCACCCCGGCCCGCGCGCTCCTCATCGTCAACGCGTCCGACACGACGACCGCCTCGCAGGCGATGTCGATCGCGGGCGGCATCTCGAACCAGCTCTCCGTCCGGACTCTCGCGAAGCGGGCCGGCTGGAAGGAGAAGGCCCTTCCCGTCGATCTCCGCGTCCGCCCCTGGTACAACCCCGACATGAGGACGGCGACGTTCATCATCCCGGGCCTCATCGCGATCATCCTCACGTTCACGCTCATCCAGTACACGGCGATGGCGATCGTGAGGGAGCGCGAGCGGGGAACGCTGGAGCAGCTCCAGGTCACGCCCGTCACCCGTTTCGAGATCATCCTCGGGAAGATCTTCCCGTTCGTCCTCATCGGGATCTTCCAGCTGACGCTGATCGTCGTCCTGATGAGGTTCCTCTTCCGCGTCCCGATCGCCGGGAGCGTCGTCCAGCTCTACCTCGCCGGCCTCATCTTCATCGCCGCCGTCCTGGGGCTCGGGATGCTCCTCTCGACGATCGCGAAGACGCAGATGCAGGCGATGCAGCTCTCCTTCCTCTTCCTCCTCCCCTTCGTCTTCCTCTCCGGCTACGTCTTTCCCATCGACGGCATGCCGCGCTTCTTCCAGGTGATCACCTACGCGATTCCCGCGCGCTACTTCATCGCGATCATCCGCGGCATCGTCCTGCGCGGCGCGAGCCTCGCGCAGCTCTGGGAGCCGCTCGCCGCCCTGACGGGCTTCACCGTCGTCATCGTCGGGCTCGCCGTGATGCGCTTCAAGAAGACGAACGACTGAAACGCCGGGTGTCGCAGGGACGGGGGGTCTGGTCTACGTTCTACACTCTGCGCCGCAGCGCAGAGTGTAGAACGTAGACCAGACCCCTTCTGTCTTAAGACCCCTTTTGTCTCACGCGATCGCGCGGAGGGCCTCTCCGAGACGATGGATTTCTTCGGGCGTGTTGTAGTGGACGGCACCGACGCGGACCATTCCGCCCTTCCCCTCGAGGCCGAGGCGCTCCGTGACACCGACGGCGTAGTAGTTGCCGTCCCAGACGCGGAAGCCGCGCCGCCCGAGCTCCTCTGCGATCGCCCGAGGGTGGTGACCCTCGAGCGTGAACGAGAACGTCGGCACGCGCTCGTCGAAGCGGAGCGGGTCGGTGAGGCCGCGGATCGTGAGGCCCGGGACGGCCGCGAGCGCCTCGCCCAGGGCCCGTGACAGCGTCGATTCCCAGGTGTGGATCGCCGTCATCGCGGACTTGAGCTTGAGGCGCCGGCCCTGGTAGCGGCCCGCGAGGGACGGGATCGCATCGTCGCCGAATGTCTCTCCCAGCCACGCGAGGTACTCGAGCGCGCCGAGGGTCCCGGCGATCGCCTCGAAGCTCTGCGTCCCGGTCTCCCAGCGATCGGGAGAAGCGGCGCCCGCGGGGCGCACCTTGTAGGCGAACGTCCGCTCGAGGAGCGCGTGCCGCCCCCAGAGGATGCCGAGGTGCGGACCGAAGAACTTGTAGGCCGAACAGGCGAGGAAGTCGACACCAACAGCCGCTACGTCGATCGGGCCGTGCGGGGCGAAGTGGACGGCGTCGACGTAGAGGAGCGCTCCCGCCGCGTGCGCCGCCTCGGCCGCGCCCGCGACGTCGTTCACCGTTCCGACGGAGTTCGATGCCCATCCCACGGCCACGAGCCTGGTCTTCTCGCAGACGAGGGACCTGAGGTGCTCGACGTTCCACGTGCAGTCGGCCGGGTCGAAGTCGAGCCAGCGCACAGTGACGCCGCGGTCCGCCGCAGCGAGAAGCCAGGGCGAGACGTTCGCGTCGTGGTCGAGGCGCGTCAGGACGATCTCGTCCCCCGGCTTCCAGTCGCGCGAGAGGCTCCGCGCCATCTGGAACGTCAGTGTCGTCATGTTCGGACCAAACGCGATCTCCTCCGGCCGCGCCGCACCGAGGAAGTCGGCCACCGCCGATCTGGCCTCTGCGACGACCTCGTCGGAGGCGCGGCTCGTCGGGAAGGCCCCGCCGTGGTTCGCGTTCGTCTCGTGGAGGTATCGGACGATCCGGTCGGTCACCGCGCGCGGGACCTGCGTGCCGCCCGGGTTGTCGAGGATCACGTCGCCGGAGGCGAGGGCGGGAAAACGGGAGCGGATCGCTTCGAGATCGAGCATCCCGAAAGGTTAACGCGGACCGGTCAGGAGCGCCTCTTCTCCTTCGCGATCCTCTGGCGCAGTCCGCGGAGCTCCTCGAGGCGCTTTTTCATGTCCGCCTCCCGCCCTGCCCCCTTCGGCTCGTAGTACCGGCGGCCCGCGACGGCGTCGGGGAGGCACGTCAGGCCCGCCGTCCCCTCCGCCGTGTCGTGCGCGTAGACATAGCCCGTCCCGTACCCTTCGGCTTTCATCAGCGTGGTCGGGGCGTTCAGGATCGCCTTCGGCGGCGGCTCGTTCGGCCGGTCGGCCACGTCCTTCGCCGCGGCACCGTAGGCCGTGTAGAGGGCGTTCGACTTCGGCGCGAGCGCGAGGTAGACCGCCGCCTCGGCCAGGGCGAGGGCCCCCTCGGGCATCCCGAGGAAGTGGACCGCGTCGCGCGCCGCCATCGCGAGACGCAGGGCGTTTGGGTCGGCGAGCCCGACGTCCTCGGTCGAGGCCCGCACGAGCCGGCGGGCCACGAAGAGAGGGTCCTCCCCTGCTTCGAGCATGCGCGCGAGCCAGTAGACCGACGCGTCGGCGTCGGAATCGCGGATCGACTTGTGGAGCGCAGAAATGAGGTTGTAGTGCTCTTCCCCCGACTTGTCGAAGAGGAGCGACTTGCGCGAGTAGATCTCCCCGAGGAGCGGCGCCGTCAGGACGGCACCGTCCCCCGCATGGTCCGCGGCGGTCTCGAGGGCGTTCAGGGCTCGCCTGGCGTCGCCGTCGGAGAAGCCGACGAGCCAGTCGACGGCCCCCTCCCCGAGCGTCACCCGCCCGCCCAGGCCGCGATCGGGCTCCTCGGCGGCCCGGCGGAGGATCTCCGCGAGGTCGTCCCTCGAGAGAGGCGGAAGGACGACGACGCGCATCCGCGAAAGGAGGGCTCCGTTCAGCTCGAACGAAGGGTTCTCGGTCGTCGCGCCGACGAGCGTCGCCGCGCCCGACTCGACGTACGGCAGGAAGACGTCCTGCTGGGCCCGGTTGAAGCGGTGGATCTCGTCGACGAAGAGGAGCGTCCGCTCCCCGCGTGTGGCGAGGCGCTTCGACTCCTCGAGGACCTCGCGGATCTCCTTGACCCCTGCGATCACGGCGGAGAAGGCGAGAAACCGGGACTTCGTCCGGGCGGCGATGATCCGGGCGAGCGTCGTCTTGCCGGTCCCGGGCGGCCCCCAGAGGACGAGGGACGGAACGCGATCGGCGGCGATGGCCCGCCCGAGCAGCGAGGCGGGGCCGGCGACCGAGTCCGGCAGGCGCATCTCGGAGAGGTCGCGCGGCCGGACCCGTTCGGCCAGCGGCGCCACCGAGGGCGCTGCCGGCCGGTCTGGCAGGAACTCCTCGAAAAGGTCGCCGCTGGGCGACTTCACTTCTCTGGGTGGGCGGCGCCGATCTGCTGCTCGAGACCCGCGAGCGCCGGGAGCCCGGGATGCTCCCTCTTGAGGCGCGCGAGGGCCGCGTCCGCCTCGGCGTGCGCGTGCTTGTCCAGGGCCAGGACGACGACCTCGTTGTAGAGCGACTGCCAGTGCTTCGGGTCGATGGCGCGTGCCTTCCGGAAGAGATCCAGCGCCCTGTCGACATCCCCCACGTTCCGGCAGGCCGTGCCGAGGTCGGTCATGACGTTCGGGTCGTCCGAACGGATCTTCAGGGCCTTCTCGTAGGCGTCGATCGCCTGGGCATACTCGCGGGCATCGTAGGCCGCGTTTCCGAGGTGGACGAGGGCGTCGTAATCGCCCGGCTTCGCGGCGACGACGGCCAGGGCATCCTGCACGCGCTGCCGAACCTCCGGGTTTATCGCGGGCGCCGCCGGCATCGCCGCCGAGCTGCCGTCCAGGGGCGGAGCCCCGGGAACACCGGCGTGCGGGTCGGCCCCCATCGCGGGAAGGGGCGTCGCTGCCGTGTGCCGGCCCTCGAGGGAGACCCAGGCGCCGGCGAAGCCGACGAGGGCCCCGAGGGCGGCGAAGAGGATCCGGTCGCCCCAGCGGGGCGCCGTGGATACCGTCGCCGCGGCCTCGCGCTTCTGGCGACCCTCTCCCCGAGAAGCGGCACGGGCCTCGGGAGGAGGGGGAAGGTGATCGTCGTGGCTCAGGGGGAACCTCCGTCGTCTTCTTCGTCGGGAAGCAGCGTGGCCGACCAGGTCCCGGCCACCGGGCCGATCGCCGGCGCTATGGCCGTCGCTTCCCACGTTCCTGTAATCCGCTTCGCCAGGGGCTGGACGCGCCCGTAGAACGTCGCGTCGAATCCGCGCTCGGAGTCGACCCTCTGGATCGACACTTTGTCCCCGATGAACGTCCCGCGGAGCGAGCCGCGGAAGTCCCCGTCGAGGACGTAGTCCCCTGAGAGCAGGGTTCCGTCGAGGACGAGCCGGTAGATTCCCCGCCGTCCGCCAGGGTCGATGACGGTCTGCCAGCGTCCCGTCACGGGGTCGGCCGGCCGGCGGGACACGGAGCGTCTCCGGGCGATCTCTTCCTGGAGCATGCCGACGCGCTGGGCCCGGTCGAGCAGGCGCGACACGGCCGTTCGGCGGTTCTCCTGGGCGGCGCGCGCACGCGCCTCGGCCTCCACCACCCGCTCCTCGTCGTCCCGCAGCTCTCCGACCTCGGTCTCCCCTCCGCGAAGGGCGTCGAGCAGCCGCTGCCGGGCCGACGCGGCCGCCGCGTCGCTGCGCGAGGCCGCGGCCGTGAGCCGGTCCACTTCCATCAGGTCGAAGACCCGGGCCTTGCGCTCGAGGTCCAGCGCCACGAGGAGGCTCTCCAGAGACGGGTCCGGCCTCGCCGCGTGTGCCGCGACGGGAAGGCTCAGGAAGAGGGCCAGAATGAAGCCGGCCGACGCTCGCTGCGACATCGTAACGACTATACGGGAGCGGCCGGGCCCCTGTCGCTTTCCCTGGAGATCAGCGCGGCGAAGGGCCGAGACTGCGGCGCCGGGCGACCGACCGGTCGAGGGCGCGCTCGACATCGAGGTCGACCTCCGTCTCGGCAGCCCCGCTGACCTGGGCGATCTCGGAGACGATGAGATACCGGGCCCGCTCGTACATCTTCTTCTCGCGGAACGAGAGCGTCTTCTGCTTCTGGACCCAGTTGAGGTTCTTGAGGACGTCCGCGATGTCCGAAAGTGCGCCAGAGCGCATCTTGTCGAGGTTCTGCTTGAAGCGGCCCTTCCAGTCGCCGTTGGACTGGAAGCTGCCGTCCTCGAGGACCTTGAAGACGACGCTGACGTCCTGCCTCCGGGTCAGGGGCCTGAGGCCCACCCGGTCGGAATTCCCGACCGGCACCACGACCCTCGAGTTGTTGGCCAGCAGCCGGACCTGATAGCAGGGATGAGCCCGGCCGTCGAAGAGCGAGTCTTCGACGGTCTCAACGACTCCCACACCGTGGTTCGGGTAGACGAGCTTATCGCCGATGTTGAAAACCACCGGATCCGCCTCCTGCGCTATCGGACCTGCTAGGTTACGCGGCCCAGGGGCGGGGGTCAATGGGAGTTCGTAAGCGGGGAGAGGGCGGACCGGAAGGATCCGCGCGAACGTCCCGGAGCGAGGTACCAGGTGGATCGGGCTTTTCGATGGTGCCGGAGGCGGGAGTCGAACCCGCACGACCTTGCGATCGGGGGATTTTGAGTCCCCTGCGTCTGCCATTCCGCCACTCCGGCTCGGGCGGGGAGTCTAGCAGCGTCGGGTCAGGCCCAGTCGAGGCGGACCGAGGCGTGGAGGTGCGCCAGGAGCGCTCCGAGCCCGGCTCCGAGAGCGTTCCAGAAGACGTCGTTCACGTCGGCCGCACGGGTCGGGAGAAAGAACTGGACCGTCTCGATGCCCACGCTGAAGACCAGACCGAAAAAGACGACCTCTGCGTGATTCCTCCATCGCTCCCGTCCCCGCCCGTCGACGAACTTCCAGGCGAGGAAGCCCCAGACGGCAAACATCACGAGGTTGCCGACGAGCCCGAGGAGGCCGAGGACGAACCGGTTCGAGAAGACCCCGGCCTTTCCCGCGCTCGCCCGGAGACGGGCGAGATCGTCGAAGGGGACGAGGTTCGTCACGACCCCGGGCCGTCCCTCGACGAGGAGGGTCCCCGCCAGGACGAGCGCCGTGTAGGCGAGAAGGAGAAACCCCTGAACGCCCTTCCCGACGACGAGACGCTTCACGGCCTTTCCGCCTTTCCGCATTCGGGCCACGGGCGCATCTCCCTCGCCACCGAACGTCGCACCTGGCGGCACGTCGCGTCGACGCTTCCGGTGGCCGGACCGAGGCGACCGCCTGCGGCGGCGACGACGGCAGCGTCAGCCGGAAACCGGGAGGCTCGACCGAGGTTCACTGCCACGAGCTTACCGGATCGACGGCGCGCCGATCGGCGGGAGGTCGAATCCACAGAGAACGTGACCTGCAACACCGTCCCGGAACTCTTCGGGTCACGGTACGTAGGTTGCTTGGGTACAGAATGGACGTCCCGCGCCGGGCCCGGAGGCCAAAAAGGAGGACGCGGGACACCTGGAGGATGAAGAAATGAGATTGACCCCCCGTTTCGCCCTGCTCGGCCTCACGGCAGCGCTGGCACTCGCCACGCCGGCTTTCGCCCAGGATCGTACCGGCAGCGTCGAGATCACGCCCGTCATCGGGGCCACGTTCGGGGGAACGTTCGAGTCCGGAACGCTCGCCTTCTACAACGGCGAGGCGGAGACGTCCACCGAGGTCGCCTACGGACTGCGGCTCGGCTTCAACGTCGCGAACAATTTCACCATCGAGGCCAGCTACCTGCAGTCGGACCCCGAGCTGACGATCGAAGGGAGCGGGGCCATCGGAAGCCCGTCCAGAGAGATCGGGAAGATGGAAATGCGGCTCTACGAGCTCAACTTCCTCGTCCCGTGGGGCACCGGCAAGGTCCGTCCCTACTTCACGATCGGCGGCGGCGTGCATACGTTCCGGCCGGTCATCGACGGCTACTCCGCCTCCACAGACTCCCGGGCCACGGGTACTCTCGGCTTCGGCCTGAAGGCGTTCGCCACCCCGAACATCGGATTCCGGTTCGAAGGGAAGCTGCGGACGACCTACATCAACAGCGGAGACGACTACTGGGAGTGCGACGAGTGGTGCGACGGCTACTACTACGGCGACAGCCAGTGGTACGTGAGCGGCGAGGCGACCGCGGGAGTCGTGTTCGCCTTCTGACCCCCCCGGTCTCCGAAACGGCCTTCAGCGAGCCCGGCGGACGAGGATCCGCCGGGTTTCGTCGTTCTCCAGGGAAATCTCGATCTCGACGGCATCCCGTTCCTTCTCCAGCCCCTCCGGCCACTCCACGACGACGACAGCGCCCCTCTCGCGGGCTTCGGCGAGGCCGAGGTCGTCGGTCGCGACGCCCCGGGAGGACGTCCCGAGGAGCCTGTAGAGGTCGGCGTGGACGAGGATCGGAGGCTCCCCCGCCATCCCGTACTCGTGAACCAGCGCGAAGGTAGGCGAGGCGACCTCGCTCGCGTCGGCCCCCATCCCCTCGGCCAGCCCTCGAACCAGCTCGGTCTTCCCTGCGCCGAGGGGTCCCGAGAGGAGGACGAGGTCTCCGGGCGACAGGAGCGGCGCGAGGCGGCGTCCGACTTCCCGTGTCTCACCGGCCGAGTGAGAGAAGGCCTCCATCGATGGGTCGGTCACGACCGGGTCGACTCGCCGACGACCCTGATGGCTTCGCGTAGGGCCTCGACGACGTCGGAAGCGACGAGAGCCTCCTCCCCTTCTCGTTCGCGGGCCAGGTCGCCGGCGAGCCCGTGGAGGAAGGCGCCCGCCCGGGCCGCGTCCAGGGCCGAAAGGCCGCGCGCCAGGAGCGCCCCGACGACGCCCGTCAGGACGTCGCCGCTGCCACCCGAGGCCATCCCGGGGTTCCCGGAGAGGATCCTGACGGCGGACCCCCCCCGGATCGGCGACGACCGATCGAAAGCCCTTGAGGACGACCGCAGCCCCCGACCGCTCCGCGAGCCTCCTGGCGGCGCCTTCGGCGTCGGCGACGATGGCGGCCGTCGAGACCCCCAGGAGGCGTGCCGCCTCTCCGGGGTGAGGGGTCACGACGCTGGGACCGCTCCGGCCTCTCAGGACCTCGGGCCGTCCCTCGAGGAGGTTCAGCGCGTCGGCATCGAAGACGGCCGGGAGAACGCAGGCGAGCGCCTCGTCGAGAAGCACGCGGGAGGTGGCCGACCTCCCGAGCCCCGGCCCGACGGCGAGAGCCGTCAGTCCGGAGGGAGCGAGGACGGCCGACGTCGTCGCCTCTGCCACCAGGGTGTGGATCGCCGCACGGCTCGCCTCTTCCGCGACGACGACGACCTTCCCGGCGCCGCAGCGGAACGCCGCGCGCGCTGCCAGGGCCGCGGCCCCCGCCATCCCCCAGGCACCGCCGACGACGCCGAGGGTCCCGAACGTCCCCTTGTGCGCGGCCGCCGGCCGCCGCGGGAAGGCTGGGGCGACGTCGCGAGCGGTGACCGCCTCCGGGGCACCGGGGGCTCCTTCCCAGGGGAGCAGGCCGATGTCGGCCACGACGACCCGTCCGCAGGAGCCGGCGGCCGGAGCCAGGAAGTGGGCGAGCTTCGGGAACCCGAACGTGACCGTCAGGTCGGCGCGAACGTGCGGGACGTCCGAGCGGCCCGATCCGGAATCGAGACCAGACGGCACGTCGACCGCAACGACGAACGCCCGGCGGGAGGAGGCGAGCCGGACAGCGAGTGCGTGAAGGGACGCCTCCTCGAGCGGCCGTGACAGGCCCGTGCCGAACAGGGCGTCGACGACGAGCGTGGCCCCACCGAGCGCCTCGAGTCCCGAAGGATCGTCGACCTCGACGACGACCGCCCCCTCGTCCTCCACCCGATGCAGCATCGTGGCGGCGTCGCCCGACACCCTCCCCCGGTTCCCGACGAGGAGAAGCGTGACGTCTCCGACGGCGGGGCTCCGTCGCAGCAGCCGGGCGGCGCCGGAGCCATCCCCTCCGTTGTTCCCCGTTCCGCAGAGGACGACGACCCTTTCGCCCCGGAGCGGCGCGACCTCGATCGCACGGACGCACTCGCGCGCGACGGCCTCCGAGGCGCGTTCCATGAGGACGATGCCGGGCGTCCCCGCCGCGATCGTCCTTGCATCCGCCTCGCGGGCCGCGGCCGCCCCGAGCACCTTCACGCGGCCCCCGGCGACTCGAGGAGGGCGGGGCTTCGCGGGGGGGTCACTTTCCCTTCGGCCCCGCCTCCGGCGGCAGGACGGACACGAAGACGGACTGCTGGACGTAGCTGACGGTGTTCGTCGGTTCGTCACGGACGGCCAGGGACAGCCTCTGGCCGCCCGGGATCATCAGGAGGCGAACGTCGTAGACGAAGTCCCGTCGGGAGAGGTTTCCGAGCTCCTTCGCGTCGACCTCGACCGGGACGACCTGGTTCGCGAGCTCGGACTGCTTGCCTTCCGAGTCGACGACGATGAAGTAGAGGATCACGCGGCCCCGTGCCGTCGGGCCCTCCGGAAGGAGGGTGATCCGGCTGAACGGCACGCGGATCCGGATCGGGACGAGATAGTTCCGCTCGTCGGCCGGGGCGGGCTGGCCGACCTCGACGCCGACGGCGAGAGGGTTGTCGTCGCGCGCGAAGTAGAGGGCCGAGGTGACCCCCTCGGTGATGCGCGTCTCGATCCCCTTCTCGACGTAGCTCCGCCGGGAGCGCGCCACCAGCCCCTTCTTCTTCATCTTCACCTGCACCTTGCGCGGGCGTTCGCCGCCCGACTTCAGGCTCCGGTACCCGACGGAGTAGTAGGAGGAGTAGTCGCCCTGCATGTCCTTCAGCGGGCCCATGACGTCGTTCCGGTTCAGGATCGCCTTGCCGCCCGTTTCCTCGGCCATCAGCTGGATCATCGACTGCAGGTTCGTCCTCTCGATGAAAGGGTCGATCTTGGCCTCGGTCGTGCGGTTCTCGGCGCTGATGCCGGAGTCGATCGAGAGACCGGATGCGTCGACCATGTACATCGAGACCCCGGCCGCGTTGGCGGCCCGGATGATTCCGAGGTACGCAGACGTCTTGTCGAACTCGAACTGCGAAAGCCCGCCGGTCTGGGTCCGGAACTTGTCCTGGACGTACTTCCACAGCTCGGCTCCGGGGGACTGCGGCAGCCCCTCGGACAGGTGCAGGAGGATCTTCCGCCCCTCGACCCCGGCGAGCTGGTCGATCGTCTTCTTCAGGGCGTCCACGGTGAAGTCGATGTCGTTCTTGTAGGCGAGCGCGTACTGCCGCGCCTCCGTGAACGCCTCGGTCTCGGAGGTGGAGTCGTCGATCCGCCGGAGGATGTCCCTGCGCTCGCTGAGGCGGGTCTGGCCGAGGGTCGAGAGGTCCTCCTGCTGCTTGAGGACGTCGGAGATCTCCCGGCCGTCGTTCGTGAACTTGCGGCGCACCTTCAGCGTGCGGTCCCAGGTGACGACCATCGCCTCGACGTTGCCCGACACGTTTTCGCGGACCCACGTCTGGACGCCCCTGAGGACCCGGTTCCGGTTGAACGGCTGCAGGCTGAGGTTGTCGATGAAGATGACGATCCGGGTCCTCGGCACGGGAAGCGGCGCGACCGCAGGATCGGCGGGCTCCGGAGCGGGTTGCGGGACGACGGCCGGAGCGGCCGCCGGCGGCGT
The sequence above is a segment of the Holophagales bacterium genome. Coding sequences within it:
- a CDS encoding ABC transporter ATP-binding protein, giving the protein MKTAPALRPALPPDVFLRAEGLVRKFGSFVAVDGVSFDIPRGKVFGFLGPNGSGKSTTIRMLTGLLAPTDGTATAFGGLDVRRDTEKWKSRLGYMSQKFSLYLDLSVRENLEFFGTVYGLGNSQLGDRVDSLAARLRFTKVLPEITDSLSTGMRQRVALAAALLHEPELLFLDEPTGGVDPKGRRLFWDLIYELAAERGMTVLVTTHYMDEAEQCDTLAFILEGNLIASGAPHDLKASLDDRLLEVPAGADPFGALARLRREDALEDAYLMGVRLRAVGRPGRTAEARTLLAPFGTPREAEPSLEDVFVSLARSRAEKKEKVAA
- a CDS encoding ABC transporter permease; translation: MKRLLALARKEFLQLRRDTISVRMMVMVPIMQTMIFGYAINYDVKHLKTVVYDECLSFDSRELVAKMTASEYFEVVGNVRSLAEVRQTLDAGHASVALVIDRDYGEARHRGTPARALLIVNASDTTTASQAMSIAGGISNQLSVRTLAKRAGWKEKALPVDLRVRPWYNPDMRTATFIIPGLIAIILTFTLIQYTAMAIVRERERGTLEQLQVTPVTRFEIILGKIFPFVLIGIFQLTLIVVLMRFLFRVPIAGSVVQLYLAGLIFIAAVLGLGMLLSTIAKTQMQAMQLSFLFLLPFVFLSGYVFPIDGMPRFFQVITYAIPARYFIAIIRGIVLRGASLAQLWEPLAALTGFTVVIVGLAVMRFKKTND
- a CDS encoding cysteine desulfurase-like protein translates to MLDLEAIRSRFPALASGDVILDNPGGTQVPRAVTDRIVRYLHETNANHGGAFPTSRASDEVVAEARSAVADFLGAARPEEIAFGPNMTTLTFQMARSLSRDWKPGDEIVLTRLDHDANVSPWLLAAADRGVTVRWLDFDPADCTWNVEHLRSLVCEKTRLVAVGWASNSVGTVNDVAGAAEAAHAAGALLYVDAVHFAPHGPIDVAAVGVDFLACSAYKFFGPHLGILWGRHALLERTFAYKVRPAGAASPDRWETGTQSFEAIAGTLGALEYLAWLGETFGDDAIPSLAGRYQGRRLKLKSAMTAIHTWESTLSRALGEALAAVPGLTIRGLTDPLRFDERVPTFSFTLEGHHPRAIAEELGRRGFRVWDGNYYAVGVTERLGLEGKGGMVRVGAVHYNTPEEIHRLGEALRAIA
- a CDS encoding replication-associated recombination protein A gives rise to the protein MRLPDSVAGPASLLGRAIAADRVPSLVLWGPPGTGKTTLARIIAARTKSRFLAFSAVIAGVKEIREVLEESKRLATRGERTLLFVDEIHRFNRAQQDVFLPYVESGAATLVGATTENPSFELNGALLSRMRVVVLPPLSRDDLAEILRRAAEEPDRGLGGRVTLGEGAVDWLVGFSDGDARRALNALETAADHAGDGAVLTAPLLGEIYSRKSLLFDKSGEEHYNLISALHKSIRDSDADASVYWLARMLEAGEDPLFVARRLVRASTEDVGLADPNALRLAMAARDAVHFLGMPEGALALAEAAVYLALAPKSNALYTAYGAAAKDVADRPNEPPPKAILNAPTTLMKAEGYGTGYVYAHDTAEGTAGLTCLPDAVAGRRYYEPKGAGREADMKKRLEELRGLRQRIAKEKRRS
- a CDS encoding tetratricopeptide repeat protein — translated: MQDALAVVAAKPGDYDALVHLGNAAYDAREYAQAIDAYEKALKIRSDDPNVMTDLGTACRNVGDVDRALDLFRKARAIDPKHWQSLYNEVVVLALDKHAHAEADAALARLKREHPGLPALAGLEQQIGAAHPEK
- a CDS encoding CarD family transcriptional regulator, with product MVFNIGDKLVYPNHGVGVVETVEDSLFDGRAHPCYQVRLLANNSRVVVPVGNSDRVGLRPLTRRQDVSVVFKVLEDGSFQSNGDWKGRFKQNLDKMRSGALSDIADVLKNLNWVQKQKTLSFREKKMYERARYLIVSEIAQVSGAAETEVDLDVERALDRSVARRRSLGPSPR
- a CDS encoding VanZ family protein, translated to MKRLVVGKGVQGFLLLAYTALVLAGTLLVEGRPGVVTNLVPFDDLARLRASAGKAGVFSNRFVLGLLGLVGNLVMFAVWGFLAWKFVDGRGRERWRNHAEVVFFGLVFSVGIETVQFFLPTRAADVNDVFWNALGAGLGALLAHLHASVRLDWA
- a CDS encoding outer membrane beta-barrel protein, whose product is MRLTPRFALLGLTAALALATPAFAQDRTGSVEITPVIGATFGGTFESGTLAFYNGEAETSTEVAYGLRLGFNVANNFTIEASYLQSDPELTIEGSGAIGSPSREIGKMEMRLYELNFLVPWGTGKVRPYFTIGGGVHTFRPVIDGYSASTDSRATGTLGFGLKAFATPNIGFRFEGKLRTTYINSGDDYWECDEWCDGYYYGDSQWYVSGEATAGVVFAF
- a CDS encoding NAD(P)H-hydrate epimerase translates to MKVLGAAAAREADARTIAAGTPGIVLMERASEAVARECVRAIEVAPLRGERVVVLCGTGNNGGDGSGAARLLRRSPAVGDVTLLLVGNRGRVSGDAATMLHRVEDEGAVVVEVDDPSGLEALGGATLVVDALFGTGLSRPLEEASLHALAVRLASSRRAFVVAVDVPSGLDSGSGRSDVPHVRADLTVTFGFPKLAHFLAPAAGSCGRVVVADIGLLPWEGAPGAPEAVTARDVAPAFPRRPAAAHKGTFGTLGVVGGAWGMAGAAALAARAAFRCGAGKVVVVAEEASRAAIHTLVAEATTSAVLAPSGLTALAVGPGLGRSATSRVLLDEALACVLPAVFDADALNLLEGRPEVLRGRSGPSVVTPHPGEAARLLGVSTAAIVADAEGAARRLAERSGAAVVLKGFRSVVADPGGVRRQDPLREPRDGLGWQRRRPDGRRRGAPGARPFGPGRGPGGRLPPRARRRPGPRTRRGGGSRRFRRRRGPTRSHQGRRRVDPVVTDPSMEAFSHSAGETREVGRRLAPLLSPGDLVLLSGPLGAGKTELVRGLAEGMGADASEVASPTFALVHEYGMAGEPPILVHADLYRLLGTSSRGVATDDLGLAEARERGAVVVVEWPEGLEKERDAVEIEISLENDETRRILVRRAR